Proteins from a genomic interval of Desulfovibrio piger:
- a CDS encoding MATE family efflux transporter, with amino-acid sequence MTKNRFFSLNEARRFLALGLPVLVTQIAQMGMNFVDTAMTGQASTADMAAVAVSGSIWVPVSLLGMGCLLSLPAMMAHLVGGGEQQRTPHLLRQGLWLSTLLSLVLMGVFAFLSLHLELFGLDAELAPLAAGYLRAMLFGLPGMMLFVNVRGFLEGYARTRPAMLVGLLGLALNVPCNYVLIYGKLGLPQLGAVGCGVATALCYWFMGLTLALYARREARCRKLGPLFLPLLLPRTAGEGGEARRVDWPLVWRIFRIGLPGALAACFEASLFAVTALLLAPLGKVVVAGHQIAMNFSSIVYMLPLSLNITVAIRVGQNLGAGRLERARLSARTALCLGLGLALLTMTTTLCLRPQIAQIYNSDPAVLGLAVGLLVFAAVNQIPESLQTVSIGVLRAYNDTRYILGVCLFSYWIVGLGTGWTLARTDWLVPAMGATGFWIGYGLALWVSFSLYRLRMGRLHRLDAEAVLQRIRR; translated from the coding sequence ATGACCAAGAACAGATTCTTTTCCCTCAATGAGGCCCGCCGCTTCCTGGCGCTGGGCCTGCCCGTGCTGGTGACGCAGATCGCCCAGATGGGCATGAATTTCGTGGACACGGCCATGACCGGCCAGGCCAGTACGGCGGACATGGCCGCCGTGGCCGTCTCGGGCTCCATCTGGGTGCCGGTTTCCCTGCTGGGCATGGGCTGCCTTTTGTCCCTGCCCGCCATGATGGCCCATCTGGTGGGCGGCGGCGAGCAGCAGCGCACCCCGCATCTGCTGCGGCAGGGCCTTTGGCTTTCGACCCTGCTGTCGCTGGTGCTGATGGGCGTGTTCGCCTTCCTTTCCCTCCATCTGGAGCTGTTCGGTCTGGATGCCGAGCTGGCGCCGCTGGCGGCCGGGTATCTGCGGGCCATGCTCTTCGGCCTGCCGGGCATGATGCTGTTCGTGAACGTGCGCGGCTTTCTGGAAGGCTATGCCCGCACGAGGCCGGCCATGCTCGTGGGCCTGCTGGGGCTGGCGCTCAACGTGCCCTGCAACTATGTGCTCATCTACGGCAAGCTGGGCCTGCCCCAGCTGGGGGCCGTGGGCTGCGGTGTGGCCACCGCCCTGTGCTACTGGTTCATGGGTCTGACTCTGGCCCTGTATGCCCGGCGCGAGGCACGCTGCCGCAAGCTGGGGCCGCTGTTCCTGCCCCTGCTGCTGCCGCGTACGGCAGGGGAGGGCGGCGAGGCCCGGCGGGTGGACTGGCCGCTGGTCTGGCGCATCTTCCGCATTGGTTTGCCCGGTGCGCTGGCCGCCTGTTTCGAGGCCTCGCTCTTCGCGGTCACGGCACTGCTGCTGGCACCGCTGGGCAAGGTGGTGGTGGCCGGGCACCAGATCGCCATGAACTTTTCCAGCATCGTCTACATGCTGCCCCTGTCGCTGAACATCACCGTGGCCATCCGGGTGGGGCAGAACCTGGGGGCCGGGCGTCTGGAACGGGCCCGCCTTTCGGCCCGCACGGCCCTGTGCCTGGGGCTGGGCCTGGCCCTGCTGACCATGACGACCACCCTGTGCCTGCGGCCGCAGATCGCCCAGATCTACAACTCGGACCCCGCCGTGCTGGGGCTGGCCGTGGGCCTGCTGGTCTTCGCCGCCGTCAACCAGATCCCGGAATCGTTGCAGACGGTGAGTATCGGTGTGCTGCGCGCCTACAACGATACCCGCTACATCCTGGGCGTCTGCCTGTTCTCCTACTGGATCGTGGGGCTGGGCACGGGCTGGACCCTGGCCCGGACGGACTGGCTGGTGCCCGCCATGGGCGCCACCGGCTTCTGGATAGGTTACGGCCTGGCCCTGTGGGTGAGCTTCAGCCTGTACCGTTTGCGCATGGGCCGCTTGCACCGGCTGGATGCGGAGGCCGTGCTCCAGCGCATCCGCCGCTGA